In Nocardioides sp., the following proteins share a genomic window:
- a CDS encoding helicase-related protein, which produces MPDLLTSHLRESPDNEFADDWNRQRRTAEDILRRLQSQEGVVLADQVGMGKTFVALAVATTRILAAPTPGQVVILVPARVGEKWVREWGKFSESLLYDSAPQLRCVPHAIRSGEDLLKALDDPPRSRSHIVIVTYEALTASLKDSFIQLALLYYACRNRTGAARMRSLIARWCTGSSGLIRDRRLTTPRVEALLNTPPETWRDAWTHLTDGQDLGDDPVPTALCDVATDLDLASVWDVIQALPLKSSANLDARLKSARKSLNDATQSAWKAVLVSARLRLPLLIVDEAHSLKNSHTRISRLFTPLPQEPEDGALKDIFDRILLLTATPFELGHSELVNVLSRLDAIRPMRPKRTETLSVRLDRLKEALQRAQVTALELDTSWGRLSPADLAAFDSWELTADPPTHIGAHGRKAWRDAQLAVYARTLMHRELKPWVIRHSRPARRHYHHGAAILTGSESTADAGLEIPDDSALPFLLAARAQAVAEHNRGTARPLFAYGIASSYEAFLRLEEGDDNLDSDVEASTIVGASDGSEPPHSEVDWYRKEIESILRHGDTRARHPKIAATTERALQLWLAGDKCLIFCWYIKTTAALQSALTAKVDLLIRELASKSLGVPATRVDDALERIANRLLKADSGNYAGIRARLVESFGAATDNLTSGDAITEPGMGGQELAEALADVAIRNLRTPASLIRYTNLRVDLDAEDLWEGITGTNPSGVDLVARWTQFAERLAAATPLERRNVLDALLGDQGLASDESSGRGARLSPVRRAYGQTRREDRERLIAVFNTPFAPDLLVASSVMGEGIDLHQECRQVIHHDLDWNPSRLEQRTGRLDRIGALAERVGKDIEVYEPFLSGTHDEKMFRVVKDRAGWFDVVMGRAVGTDEQETDAEEIRLPLHPRIREALSMDLRSPR; this is translated from the coding sequence GTGCCTGACCTCCTGACGTCTCACCTTCGCGAGTCGCCAGACAACGAGTTCGCCGACGACTGGAACCGCCAGCGCCGCACAGCGGAGGACATCCTTCGGCGGCTTCAGAGCCAAGAGGGCGTCGTGCTGGCAGATCAGGTCGGGATGGGGAAGACGTTCGTTGCACTCGCCGTCGCGACGACTCGAATTCTCGCCGCGCCGACTCCCGGACAAGTCGTCATCCTCGTTCCGGCGCGCGTCGGCGAGAAGTGGGTACGCGAGTGGGGCAAGTTCAGCGAATCCCTCCTATACGACAGCGCCCCACAACTGCGCTGCGTGCCGCACGCCATCCGCAGCGGAGAAGACCTGCTTAAAGCGCTCGACGATCCGCCGCGGAGTCGCTCACACATCGTCATCGTGACCTACGAAGCCCTCACGGCCAGCCTGAAGGACTCCTTCATTCAGCTTGCCCTGCTCTACTACGCCTGTCGCAATCGAACCGGAGCAGCGAGGATGAGGAGCCTGATCGCGCGCTGGTGCACTGGCAGCTCTGGGCTAATCCGCGACAGACGGCTCACCACTCCACGGGTTGAGGCTCTCTTGAACACGCCGCCAGAGACCTGGCGCGATGCTTGGACGCATCTGACGGACGGACAAGACCTTGGTGACGACCCGGTCCCGACTGCGCTCTGCGACGTCGCGACTGACCTCGACCTGGCCAGCGTGTGGGATGTCATCCAGGCTCTGCCCCTGAAATCGTCTGCGAACCTCGACGCGCGACTGAAGTCGGCCCGCAAGAGCCTCAATGACGCCACTCAGTCCGCCTGGAAGGCCGTCCTGGTCTCGGCCAGGCTGCGTCTCCCGCTGCTGATCGTTGATGAGGCGCACTCGCTGAAGAACAGCCACACGCGAATCAGCCGACTCTTCACACCGCTGCCCCAGGAACCCGAAGACGGCGCGCTCAAGGACATCTTCGACCGAATACTCCTTCTGACAGCGACGCCGTTCGAGCTCGGTCACAGCGAGCTCGTCAACGTTCTTAGTCGACTCGACGCGATTCGTCCCATGCGGCCGAAACGGACCGAGACACTCTCCGTGCGCCTCGATCGCCTCAAGGAAGCACTCCAGCGAGCCCAAGTCACTGCACTGGAGCTCGACACCTCCTGGGGAAGGCTCTCCCCCGCCGATCTGGCAGCGTTCGATTCCTGGGAATTGACAGCAGACCCACCAACACACATAGGGGCTCACGGACGGAAGGCGTGGCGCGACGCTCAACTCGCGGTCTATGCCCGCACACTGATGCACCGAGAGCTCAAACCCTGGGTGATCCGCCACAGCCGCCCTGCTCGTCGGCACTACCACCATGGCGCGGCGATCCTCACCGGCAGCGAATCGACGGCTGACGCAGGACTCGAGATCCCCGACGACAGCGCGCTTCCATTCCTTCTTGCTGCGCGCGCCCAGGCCGTCGCCGAGCACAACCGCGGAACTGCACGACCCCTCTTTGCCTACGGCATAGCCTCGTCCTACGAGGCGTTCCTCCGGCTTGAGGAAGGCGACGACAATCTCGACAGTGACGTCGAGGCCAGTACAATTGTCGGTGCGAGCGATGGCTCTGAGCCGCCGCACTCCGAGGTGGACTGGTACCGAAAGGAGATTGAGTCCATCCTCCGGCACGGAGACACCAGAGCGCGACACCCCAAGATCGCCGCAACAACGGAACGTGCCCTGCAACTCTGGCTCGCCGGCGACAAGTGCCTCATCTTCTGCTGGTACATCAAGACAACAGCGGCGCTCCAGTCTGCCCTCACCGCGAAGGTCGATCTCCTCATCCGCGAGCTCGCATCGAAGTCGCTCGGGGTTCCCGCCACTCGCGTTGATGACGCACTGGAGCGCATCGCCAATCGGCTCCTCAAGGCAGACTCGGGCAACTACGCAGGCATCAGAGCCAGGCTCGTCGAATCGTTCGGCGCCGCAACGGACAACCTGACCTCCGGTGACGCCATCACCGAGCCCGGCATGGGCGGACAGGAGCTAGCAGAAGCCTTGGCCGACGTGGCGATCCGAAATCTGCGCACACCAGCCTCTCTTATCCGGTACACCAACCTCCGCGTCGACCTCGATGCCGAAGATCTGTGGGAAGGAATCACAGGGACGAACCCTTCCGGCGTCGATCTGGTCGCTCGCTGGACCCAGTTCGCTGAACGGCTTGCAGCGGCCACGCCACTCGAACGCCGCAACGTCCTTGACGCGCTCTTGGGCGACCAGGGACTGGCCAGCGACGAATCGTCGGGACGTGGAGCGCGATTGTCGCCAGTCAGGCGCGCCTACGGACAGACTCGACGCGAGGACAGGGAGCGCCTCATCGCCGTGTTCAACACCCCGTTCGCCCCCGACCTCCTGGTGGCCAGCTCAGTCATGGGCGAGGGGATCGACCTGCATCAAGAGTGCCGCCAGGTCATCCACCACGATCTCGACTGGAACCCGAGCCGACTCGAACAGCGCACCGGGCGGCTAGATCGAATCGGTGCTCTCGCGGAGCGGGTCGGCAAGGACATCGAGGTCTACGAGCCGTTCCTTTCGGGCACCCACGACGAGAAGATGTTCCGCGTCGTGAAAGACCGAGCGGGCTGGTTCGACGTAGTGATGGGCCGGGCTGTCGGCACTGACGAGCAGGAAACTGACGCCGAGGAGA